The proteins below come from a single Dinghuibacter silviterrae genomic window:
- a CDS encoding RNA polymerase sigma factor gives MKERNTHLLDVADVPEDTLISLMKAGETKAYRYFFWEYADYVNTLAHSLLSNPEDAQVVMQQIMRDVWTKRKTSWLKAPLKPFLYREVYRQCQPFLEGKRRASLLGRLFRP, from the coding sequence ATGAAAGAACGGAACACGCACCTGCTGGACGTCGCCGATGTACCGGAAGACACGCTGATCTCGCTGATGAAGGCCGGGGAAACAAAGGCATACAGGTACTTCTTCTGGGAGTATGCCGACTACGTCAACACCCTCGCCCACTCCCTGCTCTCCAACCCGGAAGACGCCCAGGTCGTCATGCAACAGATCATGAGGGACGTCTGGACAAAGCGCAAAACGTCCTGGTTAAAGGCTCCGCTGAAGCCCTTTCTTTATCGCGAAGTATACAGGCAGTGCCAGCCTTTCCTGGAGGGGAAAAGGCGCGCGTCCCTGCTCGGCAGGCTATTCCGGCCTTAA
- a CDS encoding tyrosine-protein phosphatase, protein MQKIFLLYALLALVQPVHAQVADSTRRHIALQGAVNVRDLGGYPGADGRLVKWGSLYRAADISKLTDGDLRTLDSLHIRCDVDLRGVAESAQAPDKINPGTDYLLCPAGSDSTNKWMRQLVGLQSGGDSMMIAFYANTTYLTARYKPFFDKLLTLPDTSALLFHCTAGKDRTGIGAALVLYALGVPYTVIRADYEATNVYRKDANERMIQSMVKGLHINEQVARDMLSAKGMYLDATFAALRSQYGSIDAYLHDQLGLDDSALSQLRNRFLQ, encoded by the coding sequence ATGCAAAAAATATTTCTCCTATACGCGCTGCTGGCGCTGGTACAACCGGTCCATGCACAAGTTGCCGACAGCACCCGCCGGCACATCGCCTTGCAAGGGGCCGTCAATGTGCGCGACCTGGGCGGATACCCCGGGGCGGACGGACGGCTGGTCAAATGGGGCAGCCTCTATCGCGCCGCGGATATCAGTAAGCTCACGGACGGGGACCTGCGCACCCTGGACAGCCTCCACATCCGCTGTGACGTGGACCTGAGGGGCGTGGCCGAAAGCGCACAGGCACCCGACAAGATCAACCCCGGGACCGATTACCTTCTTTGTCCCGCGGGCAGCGACAGCACCAACAAATGGATGCGGCAACTGGTGGGTTTGCAAAGCGGCGGCGACTCCATGATGATCGCGTTCTATGCCAACACCACCTACCTGACCGCCCGCTACAAACCATTTTTTGACAAACTCCTCACCCTGCCGGATACCAGCGCCCTACTGTTCCATTGCACCGCCGGCAAGGACCGGACGGGCATCGGCGCCGCCCTTGTGCTCTATGCCCTTGGCGTGCCGTATACGGTCATCCGGGCCGACTACGAGGCCACCAACGTCTACCGGAAAGACGCCAACGAACGCATGATCCAGTCCATGGTAAAGGGGTTGCACATCAACGAACAGGTAGCCCGGGACATGTTGAGTGCCAAGGGGATGTACCTCGACGCCACCTTTGCGGCCCTCCGGAGCCAATATGGATCCATCGACGCATACCTGCATGACCAACTGGGTCTGGACGATTCGGCCCTTTCCCAACTCAGGAACCGTTTCCTGCAATAG
- a CDS encoding RagB/SusD family nutrient uptake outer membrane protein — MASWKPYIVLVVALCACKKFVEVSPPAGQSSTSQVFSGDADATAAMNGVYSLMMGSNFGFGDGAVTLYFGLSADELYNTTPSPPVDQFAQNTLNANNPLLVTNCWGDAYSYLYQVNAVLEGLSRSTGVSAPVKAQLTGEADCVRAFCYLYLTNLFGDVPYETSTDYTLNGTMPRTPRDSIYLLSIRDLLNAQNLLTPAYPTAGPLKPNKWTAAALLARFYLYESDWADADAESSKVIDSGVYHLEPDPNRIFLAYSPEAIWQMAPVVPGLNTYEGYDFIPADSNTIPAYALDTGLLNAFEPGDLRRTDWLGQSTIAAETYYYPFKYKIQSGNTHVENYTLLRLAEQYLIRAEARAEEGNLGGAAADLDSVRLRAGLPPTSATGFSGLLAAILHERRVELCFEWGHRWCDLRRSGQAGVVLSSLKPGWRDLDTLYPIPLSQLQANTSLSQNPGY; from the coding sequence ATGGCTTCCTGGAAACCATATATCGTCTTGGTTGTCGCCCTCTGCGCCTGTAAGAAGTTTGTGGAGGTCAGCCCGCCCGCCGGTCAAAGCTCCACCAGCCAGGTCTTCTCCGGGGACGCCGACGCCACCGCCGCCATGAACGGGGTTTATAGCCTGATGATGGGCTCCAACTTCGGCTTTGGCGATGGGGCCGTTACCTTGTATTTCGGGTTGAGCGCGGATGAGCTCTACAACACCACCCCCAGCCCGCCGGTGGACCAGTTTGCACAAAACACCCTGAACGCCAACAATCCCCTGCTGGTGACCAACTGCTGGGGAGACGCCTATAGTTATCTTTACCAGGTGAATGCCGTCCTGGAGGGCCTGTCCCGCTCCACGGGCGTCAGCGCCCCCGTCAAGGCGCAGCTCACCGGCGAGGCGGACTGCGTACGCGCCTTTTGTTACCTGTACCTGACCAACCTTTTCGGGGACGTGCCCTACGAGACCAGCACCGACTACACCCTCAACGGCACCATGCCCCGCACGCCAAGGGACTCGATCTACCTGTTGTCTATCCGTGACCTGCTTAACGCCCAAAACCTGCTGACCCCCGCCTATCCCACCGCCGGCCCACTCAAACCCAACAAATGGACGGCCGCCGCGCTGCTGGCCCGGTTCTACCTGTATGAAAGCGACTGGGCGGACGCCGACGCGGAAAGCAGCAAAGTCATCGACAGCGGTGTCTATCACCTCGAACCCGACCCCAACCGTATTTTTCTCGCCTATAGCCCCGAAGCCATCTGGCAGATGGCACCCGTGGTGCCCGGCCTCAATACGTACGAAGGGTATGATTTTATCCCCGCCGACAGCAACACCATCCCCGCGTATGCCCTCGATACCGGTTTACTAAACGCCTTCGAGCCGGGCGATTTGCGGCGAACCGACTGGCTGGGCCAGTCCACCATCGCAGCGGAAACGTACTACTACCCGTTTAAATATAAGATCCAGTCCGGCAACACCCACGTGGAGAACTACACCCTCCTGCGCCTCGCGGAACAATACCTGATCCGCGCAGAGGCCCGGGCGGAGGAAGGGAACCTCGGGGGGGCTGCCGCGGACCTAGATTCCGTAAGGCTCCGGGCTGGGCTGCCGCCTACTTCGGCTACCGGTTTTTCGGGGCTTCTCGCCGCGATCCTCCATGAAAGACGCGTCGAGCTTTGTTTCGAATGGGGCCACCGCTGGTGCGACCTCAGGCGAAGCGGTCAGGCCGGCGTGGTGCTTTCGTCATTGAAGCCCGGCTGGCGCGACCTTGATACCCTTTACCCTATACCCCTATCCCAATTACAGGCCAATACATCACTTTCGCAAAATCCAGGTTACTAA
- a CDS encoding SusC/RagA family TonB-linked outer membrane protein, whose translation MENQSVHHAFRIAELIRLYRDRQLSGEDAVQFEAWLGEKPGNRQLVDEWDDEETVERYIDKYVSATDAEVAFETRIATRLTDRYAPVRHVRVYWLTGIAASLVAATLVAALWYGKERQASQHALAVHAPVAAPGLPTAPPGSGSPGPGSARATLTMSDGHQFILDELPVGWVAVEGGTHILKKAQGLLGYDAAGTPATGTPGNLALNTITTPKGGTYKVELPDGTIAWLNAASSLRFPAAFKGNVREVSLDGEGYFNVAQRPDAPFIVHTEHSNTDIKVLGTRFDVLAYEDEPICKTTVLDGSVKVTAGTGASGTLQKGQEAQSTRSGALRVFPATGDAIAWTNDELPLNRNITSIMRDIARWYDVTVEYRGDVSGRSFGGIVPRDSSLTYVLKVLEGTGSIHFTLDKRRIIVMPWRMLARLTILMFTMIWTPTIYAQEPSVPITLHVKGVRIEDVLSSISRQTGCFFVYDMASLRLAGRITLNIDRVPLKEALDRCMDGQPLTYTVFDKTIVIRAKTPPPPPRRLPMTVSGRVVNERREPVPGASVSIIGTIRGVFAGDDGVFSLNNVRVGDTLKVSCIGYETKDIPIHGGTPLDIMLHTFASVLDETVIIAYGTTTRRLNTGSVSKVTQQAIGLQPVADPLETLQGRVPGVLITASSGIPGSYYKVQVRGQSSILQGSDPLIVIDGVPFAPNNNPLNQLVSAANPLGNASQGGLSPLALINPGDIESIEILKDADATAIYGSRGAAGVILITTRKGRPGKAGFSLSAYTGAGAVTRTLPMMGTPAYLAMRRAAFAQDSVTPTAINAPDLLVWDTTRYTNFNKLLIGDWGATNDVQASLSAGSDQTQVLLSGNYHQQQSVFPAHLGDQRGGLYASINHHSLNKRFAADFTFNYTADHNACIAQDLTASVNLPPDYPALKNASNGFVWQDKGISFSVNPLAYLLDRYTAQSSNVLTHLQLSYQVVQGLSLKVSAGYNALQVNETGIVPIAAQNPATSPTGFAQFGTRHLSNWIAEPQAEYTTRLGKGRLQLLAGATWQGLTGTGYMISGYGYHDDALLGSTNGAAGLSSVNTSTAYRYEAAFGRLTYNLKDQYLLNLSARRDGSSRFGPGKQFAGFGAAGMAWIFTKTALHLPFLSYGKIRASYGITGNDQIGDYQYLDVWSSTPYPYLGSASLYPVRLYNPYYSWEINRKLEGALELGFLNDKILSTTAWYMDRGGNQLIRYGLPLQTGFSGITENFPALVENTGLEEELTTRNITTRQVQWSTTLNLTLPYNRLLSFPGIATSSYSNLQVGQPLSIVDGFLYNGVNSATGTYTFKDIDQSGQISYPGDYVKNIAHLAPTLFGGLSSSLHYRSWQLDALASFRLQKGPNYYYYYYNSGFLPGTLYNQPVAKGTVWTHPDEQATLQRYTAGYNAAAYTAGYDLANSSAAYSDASFLRLTNVSLSYTFAHLWGLDQVQLYVRAQNLLTLTRYMGADPETQNTFVLPPLKVMVGGIHCQL comes from the coding sequence ATGGAAAATCAAAGCGTGCATCATGCCTTCAGGATTGCAGAGCTGATCCGTCTTTACAGAGACCGTCAGCTCAGCGGTGAAGATGCTGTCCAGTTCGAGGCCTGGCTCGGGGAAAAACCCGGAAACCGGCAATTGGTGGACGAGTGGGATGACGAAGAAACCGTAGAACGATATATAGATAAGTATGTCTCTGCTACCGATGCGGAGGTTGCCTTTGAAACCAGAATAGCCACACGCTTAACCGACCGGTATGCACCGGTAAGACATGTAAGGGTGTACTGGCTGACCGGTATTGCCGCCAGTCTGGTGGCAGCAACGCTGGTCGCCGCCCTCTGGTACGGCAAGGAGCGACAGGCGTCGCAACACGCCCTTGCCGTCCATGCGCCGGTGGCCGCTCCCGGGTTACCCACCGCCCCGCCGGGCAGTGGGAGCCCCGGCCCGGGAAGCGCGCGCGCCACGCTGACGATGTCGGATGGTCACCAGTTCATCCTGGATGAACTCCCGGTGGGGTGGGTGGCCGTGGAAGGGGGCACGCACATTCTTAAAAAAGCACAGGGCCTCCTGGGGTATGATGCGGCAGGGACGCCTGCAACCGGCACCCCCGGGAACCTAGCCCTGAATACGATAACGACGCCGAAAGGCGGCACCTATAAAGTGGAATTGCCCGACGGAACCATCGCCTGGCTCAACGCTGCCTCATCATTGCGCTTTCCCGCGGCTTTCAAAGGGAATGTACGCGAAGTGTCCCTCGACGGGGAAGGCTACTTCAACGTAGCGCAGCGGCCCGACGCACCGTTTATCGTACACACGGAACATTCCAACACCGACATAAAAGTGCTCGGCACTCGATTCGACGTGCTGGCCTATGAAGATGAACCTATCTGCAAGACTACCGTTCTGGATGGCTCTGTTAAGGTAACCGCTGGCACTGGGGCCAGCGGTACCTTACAGAAAGGCCAGGAAGCCCAGTCCACCAGGAGCGGTGCGCTCCGGGTGTTCCCCGCTACGGGGGACGCCATTGCATGGACCAACGACGAGCTTCCCCTGAACAGAAACATCACCAGCATCATGCGGGACATTGCCCGCTGGTATGACGTCACCGTCGAATACCGGGGCGACGTCAGCGGACGCAGCTTCGGAGGCATTGTCCCCCGGGACAGCAGCCTCACGTATGTGCTGAAAGTACTCGAAGGCACCGGCAGCATTCACTTTACCCTGGACAAAAGGAGGATCATCGTAATGCCTTGGCGCATGCTTGCAAGACTAACTATCCTTATGTTTACCATGATCTGGACCCCTACCATATACGCGCAGGAGCCTTCTGTGCCCATAACCCTTCATGTAAAAGGGGTCCGCATAGAAGACGTGCTCAGCTCCATCAGCCGCCAGACGGGATGTTTTTTCGTCTACGACATGGCCAGCCTCCGTCTCGCGGGCCGGATCACCCTCAACATCGACCGTGTCCCCCTAAAGGAAGCCCTGGACCGCTGTATGGACGGCCAGCCGCTGACCTATACCGTTTTCGACAAGACCATCGTCATCCGCGCCAAGACGCCGCCTCCCCCGCCCCGGCGGTTGCCCATGACCGTAAGCGGGCGCGTCGTCAATGAACGCCGGGAACCCGTCCCGGGCGCCAGCGTGAGCATCATAGGAACGATCCGCGGTGTTTTTGCGGGGGACGACGGGGTTTTCAGCCTGAACAATGTCCGTGTGGGCGATACGTTAAAGGTCAGCTGCATCGGCTATGAAACCAAGGATATCCCCATCCATGGCGGCACCCCGCTTGACATCATGCTGCATACCTTTGCCAGCGTCCTGGATGAGACGGTGATCATCGCCTACGGGACGACGACCCGGCGGCTCAATACCGGCTCGGTCTCCAAGGTGACCCAACAGGCCATCGGCCTGCAACCGGTGGCGGACCCCCTGGAAACGCTCCAGGGCCGGGTACCGGGGGTACTGATCACCGCCAGCAGCGGCATACCGGGATCCTATTACAAGGTCCAGGTCCGGGGGCAAAGCTCGATCCTCCAGGGATCCGATCCCCTGATCGTCATCGACGGGGTCCCCTTTGCACCGAATAATAACCCCCTTAACCAACTGGTGTCCGCCGCCAATCCCCTGGGGAATGCGAGCCAGGGTGGGCTGAGCCCCCTGGCGTTGATCAATCCCGGCGACATCGAAAGCATAGAAATTCTAAAGGACGCCGACGCCACGGCCATCTACGGGAGCCGGGGCGCCGCCGGGGTCATCCTCATCACGACCCGCAAAGGCCGCCCGGGCAAAGCCGGCTTCAGCCTGAGCGCCTATACAGGGGCCGGCGCCGTCACGCGTACCCTGCCCATGATGGGTACACCGGCCTATCTTGCGATGAGGCGCGCGGCTTTTGCGCAGGACTCCGTGACGCCCACCGCCATCAACGCACCGGACCTCCTCGTTTGGGACACCACCCGGTATACCAATTTCAACAAACTCCTGATCGGGGACTGGGGCGCCACCAACGACGTCCAGGCCAGCCTGTCCGCCGGGAGCGACCAGACGCAGGTCCTGCTCAGCGGAAACTACCACCAGCAGCAAAGCGTGTTCCCCGCGCACCTGGGCGACCAGCGGGGCGGCTTGTATGCCAGCATCAACCACCACTCCCTCAACAAACGGTTTGCCGCGGACTTTACGTTCAACTACACGGCGGACCACAACGCCTGCATCGCCCAAGACCTGACCGCCAGCGTCAACCTGCCCCCCGACTACCCGGCGCTCAAAAACGCCTCCAACGGCTTTGTGTGGCAGGACAAGGGCATCTCTTTTTCAGTAAACCCCCTGGCGTATCTCCTGGACCGGTATACGGCTCAGTCCAGCAACGTACTGACCCATCTCCAGTTGTCCTACCAGGTTGTCCAGGGGCTGAGCCTGAAAGTAAGCGCAGGATACAATGCCCTGCAGGTGAACGAAACGGGGATCGTCCCCATCGCTGCGCAAAACCCCGCCACCAGCCCCACGGGGTTTGCCCAGTTCGGAACCCGTCACCTCAGCAACTGGATCGCGGAGCCACAGGCCGAATACACAACCCGTCTCGGAAAGGGCCGGTTGCAACTGCTCGCCGGTGCCACCTGGCAGGGGCTCACAGGGACCGGGTACATGATCTCCGGCTACGGCTACCACGACGACGCCCTGCTCGGCTCCACCAACGGGGCCGCCGGTCTCAGCTCGGTCAACACCAGCACGGCATACCGGTATGAGGCCGCCTTCGGCCGGCTCACCTATAACCTAAAAGACCAATACCTCCTCAACCTCTCCGCCCGCCGGGACGGTTCGAGCCGGTTCGGCCCCGGTAAACAGTTTGCCGGTTTCGGCGCGGCCGGCATGGCCTGGATCTTTACCAAAACGGCCCTTCATTTACCGTTTCTTAGTTATGGGAAAATCAGGGCCAGCTATGGCATCACGGGTAACGACCAGATCGGGGACTACCAATACCTGGACGTGTGGAGTTCCACCCCCTATCCCTACTTAGGCTCTGCCAGCCTTTACCCGGTCCGGCTCTATAACCCCTACTACAGTTGGGAGATCAACCGGAAACTGGAGGGCGCGCTTGAATTAGGATTCCTAAACGACAAGATCCTCTCCACGACCGCCTGGTATATGGACAGGGGCGGCAATCAACTGATCCGTTATGGACTTCCCCTCCAGACAGGATTTAGCGGGATCACCGAGAACTTCCCGGCCCTGGTCGAAAACACCGGTCTGGAGGAAGAGCTGACGACGCGCAACATCACCACCAGGCAGGTACAATGGTCCACGACCCTCAACCTCACCCTGCCGTATAACCGGCTCCTGTCGTTTCCGGGCATCGCCACGTCCTCCTATTCCAATCTGCAGGTCGGGCAACCCCTGAGCATCGTCGATGGTTTCCTCTATAACGGCGTCAATTCCGCCACGGGGACGTATACCTTCAAAGACATCGACCAGAGTGGCCAGATCTCCTACCCCGGGGACTACGTCAAAAACATCGCCCACCTGGCGCCGACGCTTTTTGGCGGGTTGTCGAGCAGCCTGCACTACCGCTCCTGGCAGTTGGATGCTTTGGCCTCCTTTCGTCTGCAAAAAGGCCCGAATTACTATTATTACTATTACAACAGCGGCTTTCTTCCCGGCACCCTTTACAACCAGCCGGTGGCCAAAGGAACCGTCTGGACCCATCCGGATGAACAGGCCACCCTCCAACGCTACACCGCGGGATACAACGCCGCCGCATACACCGCCGGATACGACCTGGCCAATTCTTCGGCCGCTTATTCCGATGCCTCCTTCCTGCGTCTGACCAATGTTTCCCTATCCTATACTTTCGCGCACTTATGGGGGCTGGACCAGGTTCAGTTGTATGTCCGGGCCCAGAACCTGTTGACCCTGACGCGGTACATGGGCGCTGATCCGGAGACCCAAAACACGTTTGTGCTTCCTCCCTTAAAAGTGATGGTGGGGGGCATCCATTGTCAACTGTAA
- a CDS encoding sigma-70 family RNA polymerase sigma factor has protein sequence MQTTVDRSASGEDVLLRDFREGDTQALKHIFQLHWKTQVFFASRFIPEQDISEDIVSEAFLKLWSRREGFSSLPSIRAFLYTATRNACVDHLRKVKGQKAFQKEFVHIEQDRLQEDEFNEVVRAELMAKIMSSIDLLPSQYRKVMHLSTQGMDTEAIAREMNLSPKIVRNYKARAINILRKDLLDKSSLLLLLSLCSAHHL, from the coding sequence ATGCAGACGACCGTCGACAGAAGTGCATCGGGTGAGGACGTATTATTAAGGGATTTCAGGGAAGGGGATACTCAGGCCCTGAAACACATTTTTCAACTCCATTGGAAAACCCAGGTCTTTTTTGCCAGCCGTTTTATTCCTGAACAGGATATATCGGAAGATATTGTTTCGGAAGCCTTCCTAAAGCTGTGGAGCCGTCGGGAAGGCTTTTCTTCTTTGCCCTCCATCCGCGCCTTCCTCTATACCGCCACCCGGAACGCCTGCGTCGACCATCTTCGTAAAGTCAAGGGACAGAAGGCGTTCCAAAAAGAATTCGTCCACATCGAACAGGATCGTCTCCAGGAAGACGAGTTCAACGAAGTGGTCCGGGCCGAACTCATGGCCAAAATCATGTCCTCCATCGACCTGTTGCCCAGCCAGTACCGGAAGGTCATGCACCTCAGTACCCAGGGCATGGATACCGAAGCCATCGCCCGTGAAATGAACCTGTCCCCTAAGATCGTCAGGAACTACAAGGCACGGGCCATCAACATCTTAAGAAAGGATCTCCTGGACAAGTCCTCCCTGCTTCTCCTCCTTTCCCTATGCAGCGCACACCATCTCTGA
- a CDS encoding sigma-54-dependent transcriptional regulator yields MPKTLLVEDDPTFSRLLGDFLHKHAYQTDIVRDVKTGIRRLETDSYDLLLLDYRLPDGNGLEVLSRARENGVTIPAIVMTSFDDIRTAVRAIRSGAFDYITKPVNPDELLMVIHSAMDTGKPVSGRGPEPDYIRGGSAPAAKLYEYIDLVAPTDMSVIIQGESGTGKEYAARCIHRGSKRASGPFVAIDCGVLSRDLASSELFGHIKGAFTGAVSDKKGLFETAKGGTLFLDEIGNLGYDTQVKLLRALQEKIIQPIGSTRPIPVDVRMIVASNEDLPTGVQKGEFRQDLYHRLNEFKIHVPPLRERGKDIDLFITHFIQQSNEQLGKHVHGIDPEALDLLHRYDWPGNLRELRNVVKRMVLLAKTGVAGIDCLPDDMELSVTWTPGGGAPGGRGPLVLGAGVPGSPSAAAPGSAAGTDLKALQEANEKALIEKTLRDVRYNKSKAARLLNIDRKTLYSKIERYGLS; encoded by the coding sequence ATGCCAAAAACCCTATTGGTGGAAGACGATCCCACCTTCTCCCGGCTTTTGGGAGATTTTCTCCATAAACATGCTTACCAAACGGACATCGTCCGGGACGTCAAGACGGGGATCCGCCGGCTGGAGACCGATTCCTATGACCTCCTCCTGCTGGACTATCGCCTGCCCGATGGGAACGGCCTGGAAGTGCTGTCTCGGGCCAGGGAAAACGGCGTCACGATCCCGGCTATCGTCATGACCAGTTTTGACGACATCCGTACCGCCGTAAGGGCCATCCGGTCCGGGGCATTCGACTATATTACCAAACCCGTCAACCCCGACGAGTTACTCATGGTGATCCATTCGGCGATGGACACCGGCAAACCTGTGTCCGGTCGCGGGCCCGAGCCGGACTATATCCGCGGGGGGAGCGCCCCTGCCGCCAAGCTCTACGAATACATCGACCTCGTCGCGCCCACCGACATGTCCGTGATCATACAAGGGGAAAGCGGCACCGGGAAAGAATACGCCGCGCGTTGCATCCACCGCGGGAGCAAACGGGCTTCGGGTCCCTTTGTCGCCATCGACTGCGGTGTACTTTCCAGAGACCTGGCCTCCAGCGAACTTTTTGGTCACATCAAAGGGGCCTTTACCGGCGCCGTGTCCGACAAAAAGGGGCTGTTCGAAACTGCAAAGGGCGGCACCCTTTTCCTCGACGAAATCGGGAACCTTGGTTACGATACCCAGGTAAAACTCCTTCGGGCACTCCAGGAAAAAATCATCCAACCCATCGGCAGCACCCGCCCCATCCCCGTCGACGTGCGCATGATCGTCGCCTCCAACGAAGACCTCCCCACCGGCGTTCAAAAAGGAGAATTCCGGCAAGACCTTTACCATCGCCTCAACGAATTCAAGATCCACGTGCCGCCCCTCCGCGAGCGCGGCAAAGACATCGACCTCTTTATCACCCACTTTATACAACAATCCAACGAACAGCTCGGCAAACACGTACACGGCATCGATCCCGAAGCCCTCGACCTGCTCCACCGCTACGACTGGCCCGGTAACCTGCGGGAGCTCCGCAATGTCGTCAAGCGTATGGTGTTGCTCGCGAAGACCGGGGTCGCGGGGATTGATTGTCTGCCGGATGATATGGAGTTGTCGGTCACCTGGACGCCGGGTGGCGGGGCGCCAGGGGGCCGCGGGCCTTTGGTCCTGGGCGCCGGGGTGCCGGGCTCGCCAAGCGCCGCTGCACCGGGCTCCGCGGCCGGCACCGACCTCAAAGCTTTGCAGGAGGCCAACGAAAAGGCGCTGATCGAAAAGACTTTGCGGGATGTGCGGTACAACAAATCCAAGGCCGCGCGTTTACTCAACATCGACCGAAAGACCCTCTATAGCAAGATCGAACGCTACGGTCTTAGCTGA
- a CDS encoding DoxX family membrane protein, translating to MKRYTWAYLMARLPIAMSFLGHGLVRMPKLEQFSLGLTIEFNRTFFPLWLLQPFSYVLPFLELLTGILLLLGLFTRFALFLGGALMLILIFGSTMIEEWQNVAIQLFYGVYLAGLLALIDHNGISLDARSSKKPGSN from the coding sequence ATGAAACGGTATACATGGGCCTATCTGATGGCCAGGCTTCCGATTGCCATGAGTTTTCTCGGACATGGACTCGTTCGTATGCCCAAGCTGGAGCAGTTCAGCCTTGGGTTGACCATTGAATTCAACAGGACTTTTTTCCCCCTTTGGTTGTTGCAACCCTTTAGCTACGTGTTGCCTTTCCTGGAATTGCTCACGGGGATACTCTTGCTCCTGGGCTTGTTTACGCGGTTTGCGCTTTTCCTGGGCGGGGCGCTTATGCTGATCCTGATCTTTGGATCGACGATGATTGAAGAATGGCAGAACGTGGCCATTCAATTGTTTTACGGAGTCTATCTGGCGGGGCTTCTCGCGTTGATCGATCACAACGGGATCTCGCTGGACGCGCGCAGCAGCAAGAAACCGGGCAGCAATTAA